Proteins from one Gossypium raimondii isolate GPD5lz chromosome 8, ASM2569854v1, whole genome shotgun sequence genomic window:
- the LOC105790720 gene encoding ent-copalyl diphosphate synthase 1 isoform X2 — protein sequence MTNMSSHSIHHLFLCSSPIPSSSLSFSYNHVSIPFAGTWQSWGKDKGHNVDTHRLCRAISKPRTQEYAGVFQNGLPVIKWNEVVDDDIQEGEAFKSLELSKIKEHVENIRSVLGSMEDGEISCSAYDTAWVALIKDVNGSGSPQFPSTLEWISDNQLPDGSWGDKHMFVAHDRLINTLACVVALKTWNLHPDKCRKGLSFFKENISKLEDEKAEHMPIGFEVVFPSLLEIARSLNIEVPYESPIFQNIYEQRDLKLTRIPKEIMHNVATTLLHSLEGMLDLDWKKLLKLQCQDGSFLFSPSSTAYAVMQTKDENCLNYLTKIVQRFNGGVPNVYPVDLFEHIWAIDRLQRLGISRYFNPEIKQCLDYTYRYWTEEGICWARNTRVQDIDDTAMGFRLLRLHGYEVSADVFRHFEKGGEFFCFVGQSNQAVTGIFNLYRASQLRFPGDQILEDANRFSSDFLREKQASNQLLDKWIISKDLSGEFPWLASLPRVETRFYIEQYGGDDEVWIGKTLYRMPYVNNNAYLELAKLDFNNCQALHQMEWNGMQRWYWEMGLGDFGMSRRSLLLSYFMAAASIFEPERSQERLAWAKTAFLVETIASSFHSGIHRPSDYELRKRFVQVFTSLDDAPFSHFNGRKLDSNRTMQKLIDALLRTLNYLSLDALVAHGRDISRDIRRAWEKWMLKWAEEGDRHQGVAELVVQTINLTSGYWPTEELVPHPQYPRLSNLINTVCHQLCHYQKQEVHDNGCFNNTDTDQRRTREIESAMQELVQVVLENSSDDIDSRFKQTFLTVAQSFYYAAHCDLETIIFHIAKVLFEKVH from the exons ATGACAAACATGTCTTCCCATTCCATTCACCACCTCTTCCTTTGCTCCTCTCCtattccttcttcttctttatcatTCTCCTACAACCATGTTAGCATACCTTTTGCag GCACTTGGCAGTCATGGGGTAAAGACAAAGGACATAACGTTGATACTCACCGCTTATGCAGAGCTATATCCAAGCCCCGCACTCAAG AATATGCTGGTGTGTTTCAAAATGGTTTGCCTGTGATAAAGTGGAACGAGGTTGTGGATGATGACATCCAAGAAGGGGAAGCTTTTAAG AGTCTGGAATTGAGTAAGATTAAGGAACATGTGGAAAATATTAGATCCGTGTTGGGTTCCATGGAGGATGGAGAGATAAGTTGTTCAGCTTATGACACGGCTTGGGTTGCTCTCATTAAAGACGTTAATGGCAGTGGTTCCCCTCAGTTCCCTTCTACCCTTGAATGGATTTCCGACAATCAACTTCCTGACGGATCATGGGGTGACAAACACATGTTCGTGGCCCATGATCGATTGATCAACACTTTAGCTTGTGTTGTAGCGTTGAAAACATGGAATCTTCATCCAGACAAATGCCGAAAAG GATTGTCATTTTTCAAAGAGAACATAAGCAAACTCGAAGATGAGAAAGCAGAGCATATGCCAATAGGGTTTGAAGTGGTTTTTCCTTCGCTTTTGGAAATAGCTCgaagtttgaacattgaagtACCGTATGAGTCTCCTATCTTTCAAAACATCTACGAACAGAGGGATCTAAAGCTCacaag GATACCAAAGGAGATAATGCACAATGTGGCCACAACACTACTACATAGCCTTGAAGGGATGCTAGACTTGGATTGGAAAAAGCTTTTGAAGTTGCAGTGTCAAGATGGGTCTTTCTTGTTCTCACCATCCTCCACTGCCTATGCTGTCATGCAAACCAAAGACGAGAATTGTCTTAATTACTTAACCAAAATTGTTCAAAGATTCAATGGCGGAGTCCCCAACGTATACCCCGTTGATCTCTTCGAACATATTTGGGCTATCGACCGATTGCAACGCCTTGGGATTTCAAGATATTTCAACCCCGAAATTAAACAATGCCTAGACTATACTTATCG atACTGGACTGAAGAAGGGATATGTTGGGCAAGAAACACTCGGGTTCAAGATATTGACGATACAGCCATGGGGTTTAGGTTACTAAGGTTACATGGATACGAGGTTTCTGCCG ACGTTTTTCGACATTTTGAGAAAGGCGGCGAGTTCTTCTGCTTTGTGGGACAGTCAAACCAAGCAGTAACTGGGATTTTCAACCTATATAGAGCTTCGCAACTGCGGTTCCCCGGAGACCAGATTCTTGAAGATGCCAACCGTTTTTCATCCGATTTCTTAAGAGAGAAACAAGCTAGTAATCAACTTTTAGACAAATGGATCATAAGCAAAGACTTATCTGGCGAG TTCCCATGGCTTGCAAGCCTTCCAAGAGTGGAAACCAGATTTTACATAGAACAGTATGGTGGGGACGATGAAGTATGGATCGGAAAGACTCTTTACAG gATGCCGTATGTGAACAACAATGCATACCTTGAGCTTGCAAAGCTAGACTTCAACAATTGTCAAGCTTTACATCAGATGGAATGGAATGGCATGCAAAG GTGGTACTGGGAAATGGGTCTGGGTGATTTTGGAATGAGCAGAAGATCCCTTCTCTTATCTTACTTTATGGCAGCGGCCAGCATTTTCGAGCCAGAAAGGTCCCAAGAGCGGCTGGCATGGGCTAAGACCGCCTTCTTGGTTGAGACCATCGCCTCTTCTTTTCACAGTGGAATACACAGACCGAGCGATTATGAGCTCAGAAAAAGATTTGTCCAAGTATTCACAAGTTTGGATGATGCACCATTTAGCCACTTTAATGGAAG GAAGTTGGACTCAAACAGGACAATGCAGAAGCTCATTGACGCTTTACTTCGGACACTCAACTACCTATCCTTGGATGCACTTGTGGCTCATGGTCGAGACATTAGCCGTGACATTCGCCGTGCT TGGGAAAAGTGGATGCTGAAATGGGCAGAGGAAGGTGATAGGCACCAAGGAGTAGCAGAATTAGTGGTGCAAACAATCAATCTTACCTCTGGATATTGGCCCACGGAGGAGCTAGTGCCTCACCCCCAATACCCGCGACTATCCAATCTCATCAATACAGTTTGCCATCAGCTCTGTCACTACCAAAAGCAAGAG GTGCATGACAATGGGTGCTTTAATAACACTGACACAGATCAGAGAAGAACCCGGGAAATAGAATCTGCCATGCAAGAACTTGTTCAAGTGGTACTCGAAAATTCCTCAGACGACATTGACTCCAGATTCAAGCAAACATTTCTCACAGTAGCACAGAGTTTTTACTATGCTGCACACTGTGACTTAGAGACTATCATATTTCACATTGCTAAAGTACTCTTTGAGAAAGTACACTGA
- the LOC105790720 gene encoding ent-copalyl diphosphate synthase 1 isoform X1: protein MTNMSSHSIHHLFLCSSPIPSSSLSFSYNHVSIPFAGTWQSWGKDKGHNVDTHRLCRAISKPRTQEYAGVFQNGLPVIKWNEVVDDDIQEGEAFKSLELSKIKEHVENIRSVLGSMEDGEISCSAYDTAWVALIKDVNGSGSPQFPSTLEWISDNQLPDGSWGDKHMFVAHDRLINTLACVVALKTWNLHPDKCRKGLSFFKENISKLEDEKAEHMPIGFEVVFPSLLEIARSLNIEVPYESPIFQNIYEQRDLKLTRIPKEIMHNVATTLLHSLEGMLDLDWKKLLKLQCQDGSFLFSPSSTAYAVMQTKDENCLNYLTKIVQRFNGGVPNVYPVDLFEHIWAIDRLQRLGISRYFNPEIKQCLDYTYRYWTEEGICWARNTRVQDIDDTAMGFRLLRLHGYEVSADVFRHFEKGGEFFCFVGQSNQAVTGIFNLYRASQLRFPGDQILEDANRFSSDFLREKQASNQLLDKWIISKDLSGEVGFALKFPWLASLPRVETRFYIEQYGGDDEVWIGKTLYRMPYVNNNAYLELAKLDFNNCQALHQMEWNGMQRWYWEMGLGDFGMSRRSLLLSYFMAAASIFEPERSQERLAWAKTAFLVETIASSFHSGIHRPSDYELRKRFVQVFTSLDDAPFSHFNGRKLDSNRTMQKLIDALLRTLNYLSLDALVAHGRDISRDIRRAWEKWMLKWAEEGDRHQGVAELVVQTINLTSGYWPTEELVPHPQYPRLSNLINTVCHQLCHYQKQEVHDNGCFNNTDTDQRRTREIESAMQELVQVVLENSSDDIDSRFKQTFLTVAQSFYYAAHCDLETIIFHIAKVLFEKVH from the exons ATGACAAACATGTCTTCCCATTCCATTCACCACCTCTTCCTTTGCTCCTCTCCtattccttcttcttctttatcatTCTCCTACAACCATGTTAGCATACCTTTTGCag GCACTTGGCAGTCATGGGGTAAAGACAAAGGACATAACGTTGATACTCACCGCTTATGCAGAGCTATATCCAAGCCCCGCACTCAAG AATATGCTGGTGTGTTTCAAAATGGTTTGCCTGTGATAAAGTGGAACGAGGTTGTGGATGATGACATCCAAGAAGGGGAAGCTTTTAAG AGTCTGGAATTGAGTAAGATTAAGGAACATGTGGAAAATATTAGATCCGTGTTGGGTTCCATGGAGGATGGAGAGATAAGTTGTTCAGCTTATGACACGGCTTGGGTTGCTCTCATTAAAGACGTTAATGGCAGTGGTTCCCCTCAGTTCCCTTCTACCCTTGAATGGATTTCCGACAATCAACTTCCTGACGGATCATGGGGTGACAAACACATGTTCGTGGCCCATGATCGATTGATCAACACTTTAGCTTGTGTTGTAGCGTTGAAAACATGGAATCTTCATCCAGACAAATGCCGAAAAG GATTGTCATTTTTCAAAGAGAACATAAGCAAACTCGAAGATGAGAAAGCAGAGCATATGCCAATAGGGTTTGAAGTGGTTTTTCCTTCGCTTTTGGAAATAGCTCgaagtttgaacattgaagtACCGTATGAGTCTCCTATCTTTCAAAACATCTACGAACAGAGGGATCTAAAGCTCacaag GATACCAAAGGAGATAATGCACAATGTGGCCACAACACTACTACATAGCCTTGAAGGGATGCTAGACTTGGATTGGAAAAAGCTTTTGAAGTTGCAGTGTCAAGATGGGTCTTTCTTGTTCTCACCATCCTCCACTGCCTATGCTGTCATGCAAACCAAAGACGAGAATTGTCTTAATTACTTAACCAAAATTGTTCAAAGATTCAATGGCGGAGTCCCCAACGTATACCCCGTTGATCTCTTCGAACATATTTGGGCTATCGACCGATTGCAACGCCTTGGGATTTCAAGATATTTCAACCCCGAAATTAAACAATGCCTAGACTATACTTATCG atACTGGACTGAAGAAGGGATATGTTGGGCAAGAAACACTCGGGTTCAAGATATTGACGATACAGCCATGGGGTTTAGGTTACTAAGGTTACATGGATACGAGGTTTCTGCCG ACGTTTTTCGACATTTTGAGAAAGGCGGCGAGTTCTTCTGCTTTGTGGGACAGTCAAACCAAGCAGTAACTGGGATTTTCAACCTATATAGAGCTTCGCAACTGCGGTTCCCCGGAGACCAGATTCTTGAAGATGCCAACCGTTTTTCATCCGATTTCTTAAGAGAGAAACAAGCTAGTAATCAACTTTTAGACAAATGGATCATAAGCAAAGACTTATCTGGCGAG GTTGGGTTTGCATTGAAGTTCCCATGGCTTGCAAGCCTTCCAAGAGTGGAAACCAGATTTTACATAGAACAGTATGGTGGGGACGATGAAGTATGGATCGGAAAGACTCTTTACAG gATGCCGTATGTGAACAACAATGCATACCTTGAGCTTGCAAAGCTAGACTTCAACAATTGTCAAGCTTTACATCAGATGGAATGGAATGGCATGCAAAG GTGGTACTGGGAAATGGGTCTGGGTGATTTTGGAATGAGCAGAAGATCCCTTCTCTTATCTTACTTTATGGCAGCGGCCAGCATTTTCGAGCCAGAAAGGTCCCAAGAGCGGCTGGCATGGGCTAAGACCGCCTTCTTGGTTGAGACCATCGCCTCTTCTTTTCACAGTGGAATACACAGACCGAGCGATTATGAGCTCAGAAAAAGATTTGTCCAAGTATTCACAAGTTTGGATGATGCACCATTTAGCCACTTTAATGGAAG GAAGTTGGACTCAAACAGGACAATGCAGAAGCTCATTGACGCTTTACTTCGGACACTCAACTACCTATCCTTGGATGCACTTGTGGCTCATGGTCGAGACATTAGCCGTGACATTCGCCGTGCT TGGGAAAAGTGGATGCTGAAATGGGCAGAGGAAGGTGATAGGCACCAAGGAGTAGCAGAATTAGTGGTGCAAACAATCAATCTTACCTCTGGATATTGGCCCACGGAGGAGCTAGTGCCTCACCCCCAATACCCGCGACTATCCAATCTCATCAATACAGTTTGCCATCAGCTCTGTCACTACCAAAAGCAAGAG GTGCATGACAATGGGTGCTTTAATAACACTGACACAGATCAGAGAAGAACCCGGGAAATAGAATCTGCCATGCAAGAACTTGTTCAAGTGGTACTCGAAAATTCCTCAGACGACATTGACTCCAGATTCAAGCAAACATTTCTCACAGTAGCACAGAGTTTTTACTATGCTGCACACTGTGACTTAGAGACTATCATATTTCACATTGCTAAAGTACTCTTTGAGAAAGTACACTGA